From the Fusobacterium ulcerans ATCC 49185 genome, the window TAATAAAACTTTTTATATGCTTGAAAATAAAGATACTCAATACAAAAATTATTCAGGATGTGGAAATACTTTTAATTGTAATAACAAAGTAGTAAAAGATATTATTATAGATTCTTTGAGATATTGGTATCTTGATATGGGAGTAGATGGATTTAGGTTCGATTTGGCATCAATTCTTGGAAGGGGAGAAGATGGACAATGGAATGAAGTTTCCCTCTTGAATGAATTAGTACAGGATCCTATTTTATCACATTGTAAATTAATTTCAGAAAGTTGGGATTTAGGTGGTTATTATGTAGGAGATATGCCAGCTGGTTGGAGTGAATGGAATGGGAAATACAGAGATGTTGTCAGAAAATTTATAAAGGGTGAGTTTGGATTGATCCCTGAATTATTAAAAAGAATATTTGGAAGTCCTGATATTTTTAAAAGAAATAACAGAGGACCTATGAGTAATATAAATTTTGTTACCTGTCATGATGGTTTTACCATGTGGGATCTTGTTAGCTATAATAACAAACATAATCTCAGCAATGGAGAAAATAATAATGATGGAGAAAACAATAACAACTCATATAATTATGGTGTAGAAGGTGGAACTGACGATCCTGCTATTTTGGAAATGAGAAAAAGACAGATTAAAAATATGTTTTTGATACTTTTCATTTCACAAGGAGTACCTATGCTTCTTATGGGAGATGAAATGGGAAGAACCCAGTTTGGAAATAATAATGCTTATTGTCAAAATAATCGTTCTACATGGGTAGATTGGGAAAGAGGAAAAAAATTTTCTGAAATAAATAATTTTGTAAAAAATATGATAAAAGTTCGTAAAAAATATTCTGTTTTTAGAAAGAAAAATTATTTGGAACTTACTGAATGTAAAAATTGTGATGTTGCTCTTCATGGAGTAAAACTTAATACACCAGATTATTCATATTATTCCTTAAGTATAGCATTTGTTTTACATGATATTGAAACAGATACATCATTTTATATAGCTTTAAATTCTTATCATGGAGAACTGACATTTGAGCTTCCAGTGCTCCAAAATAAGGAATGGCATCTGTTAGTTGATACTTCAAAAACAGAAAAAGAAAATTTCAGAGAAGATACAAAAGCTTTAATTGATAAAAAATATCTTGTAAAGCCAAGAAGCTCTATAATTTTAATGAGTAAATAAAATAACGATTTAAGGCAGACTCTAAAGTAAAACTTTGAAGTCTGCTTTTTGCATAGTATAATATATCTA encodes:
- a CDS encoding glycogen debranching protein, whose protein sequence is MCVWEVGVPKLGVTVENEGINFAIFAKNKKKVVLNIYSSGSDLTPKKSFVLDPTINKTGNIWHIYLKDIPAKTLYTWKLDDSPELLDPYALSYTNNKNYSRRKGITVKRGRTGTKHLNTELEDTIIYEVHIKLFTQNFNSMVEFPGTYSGFIEKIPYLKDLGITAVEFLPVYEWDDYTGNTGMANGAKLKNVWGYNPINFFAPTKKFSKDQTLDSSNEVVEFKELVKALHDHGIEVILDVVYNHTAEGGNGGKIYNFKAMDNKTFYMLENKDTQYKNYSGCGNTFNCNNKVVKDIIIDSLRYWYLDMGVDGFRFDLASILGRGEDGQWNEVSLLNELVQDPILSHCKLISESWDLGGYYVGDMPAGWSEWNGKYRDVVRKFIKGEFGLIPELLKRIFGSPDIFKRNNRGPMSNINFVTCHDGFTMWDLVSYNNKHNLSNGENNNDGENNNNSYNYGVEGGTDDPAILEMRKRQIKNMFLILFISQGVPMLLMGDEMGRTQFGNNNAYCQNNRSTWVDWERGKKFSEINNFVKNMIKVRKKYSVFRKKNYLELTECKNCDVALHGVKLNTPDYSYYSLSIAFVLHDIETDTSFYIALNSYHGELTFELPVLQNKEWHLLVDTSKTEKENFREDTKALIDKKYLVKPRSSIILMSK